From the Vibrio natriegens NBRC 15636 = ATCC 14048 = DSM 759 genome, the window TCTAACGAAAGCGATAAGTCAGGCACAATGACAGAGTCCAATTCGAATGCTTCCACGTAGCGTTTAATCGTTTCAATATCCGCAGAAGTCATTCCTATAGAACAAAGGATATTCACTTGTTTGCGCTGTTTGTCTCGACCTGTCGGCCCTTTAACCAATTGCTTCACCACACTACGAACCGTATGCGCGTATCCAGTTTGCATGGAACCGACAAAATCCGGCGTCAGAACAGGAACAATTCTCGTATCCGAATATTGCGGGTGCTTGAGAGTGAATTCAGTAATGCTGTGATACAGGTCAGCCCCCTGCATTTCAGTTAAACCCGTGCTCATAAGTACGATCAATTCTGGCGCGTGTTTTTCACATAATACTTGTAGTGCTTCGCTTACATTACCCTCTCCGCCCATAACTGCAGAAACTTGGTCAATTGCCGTGTTCTGCAATGGAATCGGCTCCCTCAAATGTTGGATAAGGTAAACTTTAGTGAACGCACTACAACCTTGAGAGCCGTGCATCAAAGGTATGGAGCCAGCAAAACCAAGGGTCGCCAACGTAGCTCCCGTTGCCGGGCTCGTTTTTAACGGCTGGGTAACCAGTGGTGAATTTTGTTTGATTGGAGTAACCATATCAGGCTCCTTTTTCAATGATGGCAGAAGTGAATGTTGTGTCTTCGACGATCCAGGGAGCCTGACTTTGAACGGTTTGCCAGATGGGCGCTTCTATTGTTCTACATAGCTCTTTTGCTAACGTAAGCATGCCCTCGTAACCAGCATAGGCATGTTCCCGCTCTTGGTTAATATCTAAAAAAGGCAGCTTCGCTTTTAATGCGGTGTACATATTTCGGCCACCAGCAATCATGACATCAGCGTGATGTTGATGATAAGTATCGAGCAACAACCTGGCGCCACCTTCATCCAGCATGAGAGCGTCTTTGCCCATTATCTCCAGAATTTTATTTTTATCTGATTGTGTGGATTTACGGGTACCGGTAGCGACACACTCAATGCCAAGCTCTTGTAGGGCGCTCACGACTGACCAGGACTTAACGCCTCCGGTATAAAGCAGCGCTCGCTTACCACGCAACTTTTCTGCGTAGGGTACCAAAGCCGAGCGAATGCGACTTTCTTCTTCTGCAATCAACGCTTCTACTTCTTCGCTCAGTTTGGGGTCACCAAGTAAACGGGCAAATTCTCGTAGTGAATTCGATGTATCTTCGACACCGTAAAAGCTTCCTTCAAACCAAGGTATACCCCATTTTTCTTCTAGTTTTCGTGCAACATTCACTTGTGCTCGGGCACAAACGACCATGGCAGCGTCTGCACGATGCATAGTTTGTATTTGGTGGAACTGAGTGTCACCCGCCATACAGCACAACACTCTTAACCCTAAACGCTCAAATAATGGCGATACATGCCAAAACTCTCCGGCAATGTTGTATTCACCAATAAGAACGATATCGTGTACTAGCCGAGTTGAGTCGTGAAGCATTTTTGGTTTCGCTGGAGGCTCGGCGCTGCCCACGACGTGTTCAACCATCACATTACCGGCGATTCGGTTACCCAGGTTTTTATTACCATAAAAGCCAGCCGCATCGACAGGAATCACAGGGATGTTCCAACGCTCTGTGGCAAGAGAACAGATGGCTTCAATGTCATTCCCTTCGAGGGCAGGTACGCAGGTCATATAAACAAAAACCGCAGGTGGTTGATGTTGTTTAATCAGCTGTTTTATCGCGTGTAGCAGACGTTTCTCCGCTCGCCCCATGATAACGTCCTGCTCATTGAGGTCCGTGGTGAATCCATATCGAAACAGATTACTGCCCAGAGCTCGAGTCCCGCGGTTGTTCCAGCTGTTTCCCGCACAGCCAATCGGACCATGCACAATGTGCCCCACATCCGCTATGGGTAATAAACTTATCTGAGCGCCATCAAAACAACAGCCACCAGCCGTCGCCCCAGGTTTTGGTCGGCTACAACCACTTTTTTCTCCGCTGTTGTGCTCACAGGCGGGTTCATCTTGCAGTAACTTGATCTCCGATCGCTTCATGCGTCTCTCCTTGAGTTGCAACAGTTAAAGTTGAGATACCAAACACTTTGTTAGCTGCAAGCGCCATTCCACCTATAACCTATTGATTAATAAAGATACCAACAAAGATAAAAGCTGACATTGTCGTAAAGCCGACAAAAAACGCGCCGCTATTCGTGGAGAGCGACAACCAAACCGGAGCTCGCTTCCGGGTAATGTGTCAGCGTCAAACATCCCGACGCTTGTTGTGCGTACAAATAAAGATCGTAATGGCCGTAACTCTGATAGGGTTCACGACATCCCATCTCGTCTTCGCTACACAACGTAATTCTCACGTTAGGGTAACGTTCAGTGAGCCGTGTTTGCTCATTTACGCCTTGCGCAATCAGCTTATCTATTTCCATACCCAGTTGTTCCAGCAGATTAGCCGTGAGCGGGAATGGCTCGTGGAAAGCGTTTACGTTATTCATAAGCGGGTTCCCCGTGATGCTGAGGAACATAAGTACCAAGCAGTTTCTGAATCCAGGGAGGTGGCGTATTTGCCAGCATAACCTGCAACTCTTCCATCACGGTTTTTGCCTCAACAGCTTGCGGGCGTTTAATTGGGTGGACGTTAGCTCTGGTCACGCGTGCCGCTGCAGGGCCGCCAATCGACAAAGTAAACAGTATCTGGCATCCTTTAATCAGCTCTACTAAATGCAGAGCACGCTCCTCGCCTTGCCACTCTCGGTTCACTTCACTGACTTGAATAAGCTGAAATTCTGTCTCGTTTACTTCGTAAATAAGAATACGCAGGCACGATCCGTAATGCCCGTTTACCATTTCACCCTGATTAGAGGTTAATGCGACAGTCAGTTTGGGACCGTCCAAAGACACAGAAGGCGTCACCCGAGGTGGTTCAACGTCACCAATTTCTGTACTAGTCAGTATCGTATAAGCGTGACTGATGTCTTTACGCGTTTGTTCTCCATCCAGAGAGAGAATTAAAAGACGGAACGCTTTGGGAGAAATTCGCATCAGTTCTGTTTCAGTTAATGGCGCACTCACATGCTGCACCAGTAACCCTAGTAAACCACTAACGTCAATGTTAGGAAGTGATTTCGCCGCTAGCGCGATACGCAGTGCAACCGAAGGGGTAATTTCTTCGTTCATAACCTGTCCTCCTCTAAGCAGCCTGAAGTCGCTTAGCTCTTACGGTGATCGGTAACTTTGGCTTGTTCATGGGTTCGATGTAATACACCGCGCCACTCGATAGATGAACCTCTCCACCCCATTTATTGTCTTCGTCAAATTCAAAGTGAGTAATGTTTTCTTCAAGGTCTTTCTTAGCGAGGTAAAGGCTAAGTTCTCCAACCTCATTGTATTGAATCATTACGTTGGCCATGCTCTTCTCCTTTATTCAATGAGAAAGGGCTGAACTAAAGCGTGCTAACCTGTTGTGGTTTAATGCTATCCACATGGAGCCCCCTAGTACCAGCCCTCTGTATCCAATCCTTTATGGCTTATGATTTAGCGAACCAAATCAAAACCAAGGTCGGTTTTACCAAGCGTCATGGTGTCACGGTCAAGTTTGGCTAGTACTTCATTAACCAGTGTCGTCAGGATGTACATCGCACCTTCATACCCAAGCGTTGTGCTGCGATGGAGGTGATGACGGTCGAAGATTGGGAATCCAATGCGAACCAAAGGAACTTGGAACTCTTCACCTTTCGCTTTGGTATCGCGCTCAATGAACTTACCGTAAGAGTTGCCAATTAGCAGATCTGGCTTATCGGTAAACATCAGTGAACGCAGATGCCAAAGATCTTTGCCCACTAGAATTTCTGCTCCCTGACCGTAAGGGCTGTCTGCCAACATAGACTCCAGTGCTTTGCGCCAGCGTTTATTACCGTTGTGACACAGTACATGTTTGATTTCACAGCCAAGTTCCATCAAGAACTTACACATACCAGACAAGTAATCCGGATCACCATAAAGCGACACTTTGACACCATGTAACCAGGTATGAGAGTCGGTCATCATGTCGACCAAACGGCCTCGCTCTGTACTCAATGACTCAGGGATCGGTTGTCCAGTTAGCTCAGAAACTTTCATTAAGAAATTGTCTGTCCACTCTAAGCCCATCGGAATATCCAGCGCTGGCACATCTTGTTTCCAGGTCGTTTCGACAAATTTTTTCGTTTTTGGTAACTGTGTTGGAGTGAGAAGCAGCGTGGCTTTTGCGTTAGGCGCGCGCTTAACTTCATCGACTTTGGTACCACCCGCGTACATGCGATATTCACCATCTGCCGGGGTGTCTAAAACCTCTGACGGATCAGAAAGCATCTGATAATCGACACCCATCTCACCCAACATACGGTGAATAACGCGGTAATTACCTAAATAGGTTTCAAAGCCAGGGACAATATTGAGAGCGTTGGTTGAACCTGGTGTATAGGTTTCGCCGCTGTTCACAGTAAAGTAACGTAATACCCCCTCTAACATTCCATCCCAACCATTGGTGTGGCTGCCGACGAAACTTGGTGTATGAGCAAATGGTGTCGGCACAGAAGCAGGTAGGTAACCGCCCTCTTTCGCATTACCAATAAAGGCATTTAAGTCATCACCAATAACCTCAGCCATACATGTGGTCGATACCGCAATCATCTCTGGTTTATACAGGGCATAAGCATTTTGCAGACCATAAAACATGTTGTTTTGGCCACCAAATACGGCTGCATCTTCCGTCATCGAGTCAGACACACAGGCAACAGGTTCTTTAAAATGACGGTTAAAATACGTTCTAAAATACGCCACGCAACCTTGTGAACCGTGGACATAAGGCAACGTTTTTTCAAAGCCGAGTGCACACAATACAGAACCAAGGGGCTGACACGCTTTCGCTGGGTCGATGGTAATGTGTTTACGATTAAAGTTGAGCTCTTGGTATTCCTTCGTCGTGGTCCATTCAAACACTTCTTTCACTTTGTTTGCTTCAACAGCTTCCTCAAAGTGACTGCGTTTATTCGCGAGCAACTCTTGGTATTCTGGCTCTTGAAACAGTGAATAACCCGCTTTGATCTCTTCAATATTCTGAGTCATAGTTTCTCTCCTACCGTGCCACTAATCTGTGAACGCCGGTTCGGTTAATACAATTGGAAATCCCTTCCCACATTAGCGTTAAGTGCTTTAAGCTGTTTTCGCTAACTCAACAGCATCTTGGCTTTTCCAAGGAGCGGTTAGGTTGCTCCAACAAGGGTTATTGATTGTCATATCCATATCGCGAGCAAAGATCGCGAAACCATCCACGCCGTGGTAAGGACCTGAGTAGTCCCAGCTGTGCATCTGACGGAATGGGAAGCCCATTTTCTGGAATATGTACTTCTCTTTGATACCCGAGCCGATGAGATCAGGTTTCAAACGTTTCACATACTCTTCAAGCTCATAAGAACTCGCGTCATCGAACAATAAGGTGGCGTCTTTCATTTCCGGTGTGGTTTTGACGTAGTCATCGTTGTGCGCAAACTCATAACCTGCACCGACGATTTCCATACCCAAATCTTCATAGGCTCCGATAATATGACGAGGTCGCAGACCACCGACGTAAAGCATCACTTGTTTGCCTTCAAGACGAGGGCGATACTTCTCAATTACTGCGTTCCATTGTTCTCGGTAACGGGCAATAACTTCTTCGGTTTGTTGCTGGATTTTTTCATCAAACAACGCTGCAATCTTGCGCATGGATTCTTCAATCTTGGTCGGGCCAAATAAGTTGTACTCAATCCAAGGAATGCCGTGTTTTTCTTCCATGTAACGAACGATATAGTTCATAGAACGGTAACAGTGCACTAAGTTGAGTTTTACTTTTGGCGTATTTTCTAGCTCTGGTAACGTACCGTCGCCAGACCACTGAGCAACAACTCGAAGCCCCATGTCTTCCAGGATGATGCGAGATGACCAGGCGTCCCCACCGATGTTGTAGTCACCAATAATCGCGACGTCGTAGTCGGTCGATTCAAACTCTTTATCAGCCGAACCGTCGAGAACATAATCACGCAACGTATCATTCGCGATATGGTGACCAAGTGACTGGGAAACACCTCGGAAACCTTCACAGCGAACCGGAACGATTGTCTTGCCTATCTCTTGCGATTTCGTTTTGGCTACTGCTTCGATATCGTCACCAATAAGACCAACCGGGCATTCAGATTGAATACTGATGCCTTTAACCAGCGGGAAAAGTGTCTCGATTTCATCAATCGCGGAAGCCAATTTTTTATCGCCGCCAAAGACAATATCGCGCTCTTGAAAGTCTGTGGTGAAGTTTAACGTGCCAAAACTATCGACACCTGTCGTACCCGAGTAATAGTTTCGGCGACCAGCTCGTGAATATTGACCACAACCAACAGGACCATGCGAGATATGAATCATATCTTTGATCGGTCCCCAAACCACACCTTTGGAGCCAGCATACGCACAACCACGTACTGTCATAACACCAGGTAAGGTCTTACGGTTTGAAGTAATGCATTTACTGCTGTCTGCCGAGCTGTCGTTAACCGCGACATGCTTTTTACGGTCAGCTCTGGCGACTTCCGGATACACCTCCAGCACTTCATCGATAAGCGCCTGAGTTTGCTCTTTATTCATCGTCATAATTTGTCCTTATCCATTAGGATTCAATGTAACGCTCTAGAGTCTTAACGTTTAATTAAGCAGCCTCTTCCTCATCAGCCGTCTTACCGATGATTGATTCATCTTCGACTTCCATGATGCCGAATTCCATAAGCAGATCTTCAAGCTCATCCATGGTGCATGGCTCAGGGATAACGAATTTTTGGTTCTCGATAACTTTCTTAGCAAGAGTGCGGTATTCGTCCGCTTGGTTACATTTAGGATCGTATTCGATAACGGTCATACGACGAATCTCTGCACGTTGTACGATGTTGTCACGAGGAACGAAGTGAATCATTTGAGTACCGATCTTAGCTGCCAGAGCCATGATTAACTCATCTTCACGGTCAGTGTTACGAGAGTTACAGATTAAGCCCGCAAGACGAACATTACCTGACGTCGCATATTTACAGATACCTTTAGAAATGTTGTTCGCGGCGTACATCGCCATCATTTCGCCTGAAACAACGATGTAGATTTCTTCTGCTTTGTTTTCACGAATTGGCATCGCAAAACCACCACATACAACGTCACCCAGTACGTCGTAGAATACGAAGTCCAAGTCGTCCTCGTAGGCTCCTTCTTCTTCCAAAAAGTTGATGGCCGTGATAACACCGCGACCCGCACAGCCAACACCTGGCTCTGGACCGCCTGACTCAACACAACGAACATCGCCGTAACCGATTTTAAGTACATCTTCTAGTTCGATGTCTTCAACCGTCCCCGCTTCAGCCGCCATCTCCATGATGGTATTCTGTGCTTTGGAGTGTAGAATCAATCGGGTTGAGTCGGCTTTAGGGTCACAGCCAATGATCATGACTTTCTTCCCTGCTTCAGCAAGCGCCGCTACTAAGTTTTGAGTTGTAGTCGATTTACCGATACCACCTTTACCGTAAATTGCACATTGACGAATTGCCATGGTCTATCTCCTTTTTAATTTAGACTCATGACCGTTGTTGCGAAATGTATACCAACCATCAAAAATACAATATTTCAATAACTTACGTATAACTTTCTGTATGTAAGAAAAAACAAACAACTGACATTGTTTGTTTTAGTACAAGATTTGTTTGTCGTGATTGAATGACTGAACAGGTTGGAAAAAGAAAAGAGTAACAGAAGACGACTGTTACTCTTGGTGTTCCTATGGGTGCGCTAATTCCCCAATAAAGCATGCAGAGAAGAACCCTCGTCAGCGCTGCTGTTGAACAACGCACTCAACGCCTGAACTTCCTGATCGCTTGGCTCATCTTTCGTCAGTTTATATAACGAGGTAACTTTGTTTTCGACGACTGCCGCCATTCCTTTTATGGATGAATCATCGCGGCAAATGAGCTTATCAGCAGATGACGAACTCGGTAATAGTCGTTCAATTTTCATCTGTAGCTCATTAATCTCCATCGGTGAACGAATACGATATAAATAGCCGCCATCTACTTTTTGTCTGGCGACGTATCCAACAACACCTATTAAAATAGCGTCTTTGACCAATACGGTAGCACTGGTCTGATAGTCATAAGGCTTTATATCTACAGGGGTGTATTTAAACTCAGGTTGACCAGACAAAGTATCCGTTCGCGAATCAACCAGAGCGCAAGGCTTACTTAACGGGCCTGTAATTTCATTCCAGTGAATAGGAACAAACAGCTCGCCTGGCTTCATAGTGTCACTGGTAACAACCTTAACAACACACTCTCCGTTGTTATTGAACACAACCACCATTTCGTGATTAGAAAGACCATACTGCATCGCTGTTTGAGGATGGATCAAAACGTAAGGTTCACTTGCATGCTCAGCTAAACGACTCGATAACCCTGTACGAGTCATGGTGTGCCATTGATCCCGACTCCGACCCGTATTCAAAACTAACGGGTACACTTTCGTTGTTGATGCTTGCGGCGCTGTATGTTTTACCGCGATAAAGTTAGCACGATGATTCTCGGTAAAAAATCGTTGATCGGCAAACATTCTCTGATTCACCACCTGATGTTGTTGATGTTCTACCGGCCACTGCTGGGGAGTGAGCGAGTTGTATTCGGAATCAGTAATCTCAACAAGGCCAGCTAAATTGAGGTCTCGTTGTCTAGCCTTTTTACTTCCGTGGTCTGCGTTACCTAAGGCCGTAAGTTGAGCATACTCGCGGAAGATTTCTCCTTCATGTAAGTAATCAAACGCTTCTTTAAAGCCAATTCGTTGTGCGACTTGAGAGATAATCCACCAGTCCGGTTTGGCCATTCCTGGACTGGCTAACAGTCGGCGTTGTCGCGAGATTCGACGTTCGGAGTTGGTCACAGTGCCCGATTTTTCACTCCAACCTTGCGCAGGTAGCAGGATATCAGCGTAAGGCGTCGTCGCCGTGTTCTCAACACAATCCGAAACCACCACCAAAGGACAGTTTTCCAAAGCTTGTTTAATTTTGTCGCTATCAGGAAGGCTCACAACCGGGTTTGTCGCCATGATCCACACCGCTTTAATTTCACCACGATGAATAGCATCAAACATATCAATGGCTTTTAGGCCTGGTTTTTTCGCTAATGTGTCGGTTTGCCAAAAATCTTCAACACGGTCAATATCATCAGGATGAAATTCCATGTGCGCGGTCAGCGTATTCGCCAGAGCACCAACCTCGCGACCTCCCATCGCATTGGGTTGTCCGGTAACAGAAAAAGGGCCAGCGCCTTCTTTCCCAATCTTTCCCGTCGCTAAGTGGCAATTTATGATGCTGTTTACTTTGTCGGATCCCTGAGAGGACTGGTTCACCCCTTGCGAGTAAATCGTGATGACTTTTTCTGTTTGGGAAAAGCATTCATAGAATTCCTGAAGCGAAGCCAAATCAATGCCCGTCACCTCGCTTACCTCGGAGCCGTTTAGTGCAGACTGGTATGCCTCACTAAAACCGTTTGTCGCTGCGCTAATAAAAGCGTGATCAACTAGATTATGCTCACCAAGGTGCACCAATAAACCATTAAAAAGCGCGACGTCTGAGCCAGGATTAATCGCTAGATGTAGGTCTGCAATCTCGCAGGATTCATTACGGCGTGGGTCGATGACTATCACTTTTAGATTGGAGTTGGTCTGTTTAGCGGCTCTCAACCGTTGAAATAGTACCGGATGACACCAGGCCAGGTTAGAGCCAACCAAGATAACCAAGTCAGTTTTCTCAAGATCCTCATAGCAAACGGGAACGGTATCCATTCCGAAAGCACGCTTGTGTCCGACAACCGTAGACGCCATGCACAAGCGAGAATTACTGTCGATATTCGCGGTACCAAGAAAACCTTTTATGAGTTTATTCGCGACGTAATAGTCTTCTGTTAACAGTTGTCCAGAAACATAGAACGCCACAGAATCCGGACCAAATTGTTCTATCGTATCCGAGAAACCTTTTGCTACGCGGGAAAGAGCCTCGTCCCACTCTGTATCACACCAATCACCCGCTTTTGTTTTCAGTTTGGGAGCCAGTAAGCGGCCGTCATGAATGACGGTGTCGCCCAAAGCAATGCCTTTAGTACATAATTTTCCGTAATTCGAGGGGTGCTCCTTATCGCCACGGACTTCTAGCAGTCCATTAGACATAGGTCTGGCTTCAATACCGCACCCGACGCCACAATAAGCACACGTTGATTTAATCCATCCTTCGCTCATACCCACTAGTCTCCAAATTTCCTTTTAGGAACCTAGGAGCAAAATCCATTCCAAATACCACTAATTTATAATTTTCAATTTTTTATTGTTTTATTTCATAATCTTAATTTACCACCTAACCCTAAAGTGGTAGATGGCAATTCCCCTTAAAACTACCACCTTTTATGTATATTTACCTATTTTGATGCAACCTTGACCATTTACCACCTTCGTCTACCACTTTTGGTAATCACCTCTCTTTACTTTACGCCAACACCCAACACAAACTAAAAACTAATAACCTATTGTATTTTAGTTACTTTTAATTAATTTCAACAAAAATAAATCATACTGGCATTCATATTGCTTTGTGGCTAACAACTAGCAAAATCACATTCGAGGCAATGATGATGAATACAGAACATTCAGTTATTGGAAATGTATCCTTAGTAGGCGCTGGGCCAGGTGATCCAGACTTACTTACCGTTAAGGCGCTTAAGGCGATTGAGCATGCAGATGTCATCGTGTACGACAACCTAGTAAGTGAGGATATACGTGCTCTGTTCCCTTCCCATTGCAAGCTTGTTTATGTCGGAAAAGCAAAAGGCTGCCATAGCTATAAACAGGAAGAAATCAACCAGTTAATCGCTAATTTTGCGCTCGATGCAAATAACGTATGCCGTGTAAAAGGCGGAGACTCGTTCGTGTTTGGGCGTGGCGGAGAAGAAATGCTATTTCTCACCAAACTGGGAATTAGTGTCAACGTAGTTCCGGGCATTACCGCCGCTTCAGGATGTTCAACTTACTCCAACATCCCCCTAACCCACCGAGGCTTAGCGCAGGGTTGTACATTCATCACCGCTCACGCGGATAAGAAGCTTGAAATTAACTGGTCTGCGCTAGCCCAACTCAACCAAACGTTGGTCATTTATATGGGCCTGACCAAAGCGCCACTCATACAGCAGCAACTAACCAGCTCAGGTATGAACGCCGACAAACCAGTCGCGATTATTGAAAACGGCTGTACGCCACAACAAAGAACGATCATAGGCGAGTTATCCGAGCTATCCGAATTGATAACGCGTCATTCAATAAAGTCTCCGGCCTTAATTGTAATAGGTGACGTTGTCACCGTATCAAGCCAAATGCATTGGTTACAACAACTTAATAACAAGAATATGGAAGTTCTTTCCGAATCAAGTTTACGTAGAAGCGCCTAATTACACGGCCATGAAAAGTCAGAATCACTAAGGGAATGAGATTATGAGTAAGCAAAAAATCATTGTGGTCGGTAACGGAATGGTTGGCCATAAATTTATAGACACGTTGATCCAGTCTGAACAGAACAACATTGAAGTCGTGACATTTTCTGAAGAGCCACGTCTGGCTTATGACCGTGTTCAATTGACCTCATACTTTACAGGCAAAACAGTCGATGATCTGTCGTTAACCAGCGAAGGTTACTACCAGTCAAACGGCATTAAATACCTGCTGAATGAGAAAGTGAGTCAAGTAAATCCAGACGACAAACAGATTGTCACTTCTTCAGGCCGTGTAGAAAATTATGACAAATTGGTGCTTGCGACAGGTTCGTACCCGTTTGTGCCACCAATTCCTGGTAATGAAAAAGAGTTCTGCCATGTCTACAGAACCATCGAAGATCTGGACGAAATCGAACGCTCAAGTAAAGAAAGCAAAGTTGGTGTGGTGATTGGTGGTGGCCTTCTGGGTCTGGAAGCAGCGAATGCCATCAAAAACCTAGGGCTAAAAACGCATGTTGTTGAGTTTGCCCCACGTCTAATGGCTGTTCAGCTTGACCAGGACGGTGGTGATTTACTTCGCCGTAAAATTGAAGCTCTGGGTGTTACCGTTCATACAGAAAAAGCGACTACAGAAATTATTGATGGTAACGAA encodes:
- the nifK gene encoding nitrogenase molybdenum-iron protein subunit beta: MTQNIEEIKAGYSLFQEPEYQELLANKRSHFEEAVEANKVKEVFEWTTTKEYQELNFNRKHITIDPAKACQPLGSVLCALGFEKTLPYVHGSQGCVAYFRTYFNRHFKEPVACVSDSMTEDAAVFGGQNNMFYGLQNAYALYKPEMIAVSTTCMAEVIGDDLNAFIGNAKEGGYLPASVPTPFAHTPSFVGSHTNGWDGMLEGVLRYFTVNSGETYTPGSTNALNIVPGFETYLGNYRVIHRMLGEMGVDYQMLSDPSEVLDTPADGEYRMYAGGTKVDEVKRAPNAKATLLLTPTQLPKTKKFVETTWKQDVPALDIPMGLEWTDNFLMKVSELTGQPIPESLSTERGRLVDMMTDSHTWLHGVKVSLYGDPDYLSGMCKFLMELGCEIKHVLCHNGNKRWRKALESMLADSPYGQGAEILVGKDLWHLRSLMFTDKPDLLIGNSYGKFIERDTKAKGEEFQVPLVRIGFPIFDRHHLHRSTTLGYEGAMYILTTLVNEVLAKLDRDTMTLGKTDLGFDLVR
- a CDS encoding molybdopterin oxidoreductase family protein gives rise to the protein MSEGWIKSTCAYCGVGCGIEARPMSNGLLEVRGDKEHPSNYGKLCTKGIALGDTVIHDGRLLAPKLKTKAGDWCDTEWDEALSRVAKGFSDTIEQFGPDSVAFYVSGQLLTEDYYVANKLIKGFLGTANIDSNSRLCMASTVVGHKRAFGMDTVPVCYEDLEKTDLVILVGSNLAWCHPVLFQRLRAAKQTNSNLKVIVIDPRRNESCEIADLHLAINPGSDVALFNGLLVHLGEHNLVDHAFISAATNGFSEAYQSALNGSEVSEVTGIDLASLQEFYECFSQTEKVITIYSQGVNQSSQGSDKVNSIINCHLATGKIGKEGAGPFSVTGQPNAMGGREVGALANTLTAHMEFHPDDIDRVEDFWQTDTLAKKPGLKAIDMFDAIHRGEIKAVWIMATNPVVSLPDSDKIKQALENCPLVVVSDCVENTATTPYADILLPAQGWSEKSGTVTNSERRISRQRRLLASPGMAKPDWWIISQVAQRIGFKEAFDYLHEGEIFREYAQLTALGNADHGSKKARQRDLNLAGLVEITDSEYNSLTPQQWPVEHQQHQVVNQRMFADQRFFTENHRANFIAVKHTAPQASTTKVYPLVLNTGRSRDQWHTMTRTGLSSRLAEHASEPYVLIHPQTAMQYGLSNHEMVVVFNNNGECVVKVVTSDTMKPGELFVPIHWNEITGPLSKPCALVDSRTDTLSGQPEFKYTPVDIKPYDYQTSATVLVKDAILIGVVGYVARQKVDGGYLYRIRSPMEINELQMKIERLLPSSSSADKLICRDDSSIKGMAAVVENKVTSLYKLTKDEPSDQEVQALSALFNSSADEGSSLHALLGN
- the nifD gene encoding nitrogenase molybdenum-iron protein alpha chain, whose translation is MTMNKEQTQALIDEVLEVYPEVARADRKKHVAVNDSSADSSKCITSNRKTLPGVMTVRGCAYAGSKGVVWGPIKDMIHISHGPVGCGQYSRAGRRNYYSGTTGVDSFGTLNFTTDFQERDIVFGGDKKLASAIDEIETLFPLVKGISIQSECPVGLIGDDIEAVAKTKSQEIGKTIVPVRCEGFRGVSQSLGHHIANDTLRDYVLDGSADKEFESTDYDVAIIGDYNIGGDAWSSRIILEDMGLRVVAQWSGDGTLPELENTPKVKLNLVHCYRSMNYIVRYMEEKHGIPWIEYNLFGPTKIEESMRKIAALFDEKIQQQTEEVIARYREQWNAVIEKYRPRLEGKQVMLYVGGLRPRHIIGAYEDLGMEIVGAGYEFAHNDDYVKTTPEMKDATLLFDDASSYELEEYVKRLKPDLIGSGIKEKYIFQKMGFPFRQMHSWDYSGPYHGVDGFAIFARDMDMTINNPCWSNLTAPWKSQDAVELAKTA
- a CDS encoding NifB/NifX family molybdenum-iron cluster-binding protein; protein product: MNEEITPSVALRIALAAKSLPNIDVSGLLGLLVQHVSAPLTETELMRISPKAFRLLILSLDGEQTRKDISHAYTILTSTEIGDVEPPRVTPSVSLDGPKLTVALTSNQGEMVNGHYGSCLRILIYEVNETEFQLIQVSEVNREWQGEERALHLVELIKGCQILFTLSIGGPAAARVTRANVHPIKRPQAVEAKTVMEELQVMLANTPPPWIQKLLGTYVPQHHGEPAYE
- the cobA gene encoding uroporphyrinogen-III C-methyltransferase, whose translation is MNTEHSVIGNVSLVGAGPGDPDLLTVKALKAIEHADVIVYDNLVSEDIRALFPSHCKLVYVGKAKGCHSYKQEEINQLIANFALDANNVCRVKGGDSFVFGRGGEEMLFLTKLGISVNVVPGITAASGCSTYSNIPLTHRGLAQGCTFITAHADKKLEINWSALAQLNQTLVIYMGLTKAPLIQQQLTSSGMNADKPVAIIENGCTPQQRTIIGELSELSELITRHSIKSPALIVIGDVVTVSSQMHWLQQLNNKNMEVLSESSLRRSA
- the nifH gene encoding nitrogenase iron protein, whose protein sequence is MAIRQCAIYGKGGIGKSTTTQNLVAALAEAGKKVMIIGCDPKADSTRLILHSKAQNTIMEMAAEAGTVEDIELEDVLKIGYGDVRCVESGGPEPGVGCAGRGVITAINFLEEEGAYEDDLDFVFYDVLGDVVCGGFAMPIRENKAEEIYIVVSGEMMAMYAANNISKGICKYATSGNVRLAGLICNSRNTDREDELIMALAAKIGTQMIHFVPRDNIVQRAEIRRMTVIEYDPKCNQADEYRTLAKKVIENQKFVIPEPCTMDELEDLLMEFGIMEVEDESIIGKTADEEEAA
- the nifT gene encoding putative nitrogen fixation protein NifT is translated as MANVMIQYNEVGELSLYLAKKDLEENITHFEFDEDNKWGGEVHLSSGAVYYIEPMNKPKLPITVRAKRLQAA
- the nifE gene encoding nitrogenase iron-molybdenum cofactor biosynthesis protein NifE, producing MKRSEIKLLQDEPACEHNSGEKSGCSRPKPGATAGGCCFDGAQISLLPIADVGHIVHGPIGCAGNSWNNRGTRALGSNLFRYGFTTDLNEQDVIMGRAEKRLLHAIKQLIKQHQPPAVFVYMTCVPALEGNDIEAICSLATERWNIPVIPVDAAGFYGNKNLGNRIAGNVMVEHVVGSAEPPAKPKMLHDSTRLVHDIVLIGEYNIAGEFWHVSPLFERLGLRVLCCMAGDTQFHQIQTMHRADAAMVVCARAQVNVARKLEEKWGIPWFEGSFYGVEDTSNSLREFARLLGDPKLSEEVEALIAEEESRIRSALVPYAEKLRGKRALLYTGGVKSWSVVSALQELGIECVATGTRKSTQSDKNKILEIMGKDALMLDEGGARLLLDTYHQHHADVMIAGGRNMYTALKAKLPFLDINQEREHAYAGYEGMLTLAKELCRTIEAPIWQTVQSQAPWIVEDTTFTSAIIEKGA